The nucleotide sequence TGCCTGAACAGCAGCAGGCACAGTTAAAACAACAATTTGAACAGATCATCCAGCAATATACAGCCAAAAGCGCAGAGGAAATGATCGACTTTCCTTATGTCACCCATATCTATGTGTTCAAGAAAAGTAATTAAAAACAGGAGGCGATCATGCATAAAATACCAGGAATGACACGAACGCTGTTGTTCGCTGCGGCCATGCTGTTGATGGCATGTGACCAGAAAACGACCGAAACTCCGACTGAAGCGACAACAGATAATACGGCTTCAGATCAAGTCATGCAGGAACTGAAAACCGAGCCACTGAAAGACTTCCCTAAAACTGCCGATGATCCACATGATATTGCTGCATTGACGGATTATGAACAGCGCTTTCAGGAAATGAGCAGCGACCTGGAAAAAGAATTAAACAGCATGCGCGATGATGAAAATATGACAGAAGAATTTGTCCAGCAACGTCAGCGTGATCATGTCCAGTCAGCATTGAATATGTTGAAGGCTTTAGAACTGAAAACCGAACAGGGCCGTTATATTCAGGGCTTAATGTATCAATACTGGGAACATCAGGACAAATTACTCAATACTCCCAAGACTCAAGCTACACCCGTGAATGAAGCCAGTGAGAATGTCAAAGGTCTAGGGAAATATCTACACGCCCAAGAACAACTGGAACGCTGGCGTTCGCAATATCCGGATCTCGCCAAGAAAGAACCAGCTTCCCGGCAAGTGAAGGAATAGTCTAGGATGCTAGATTGGCACACAGCTTAGATAAAATACAAAAATAATCTAAGCTGAACTGGCAGCTTTAAAACAGCGTGAATGAACAAGGCCGGATCTGTTGAGTCTGCATTCAGTATAAATACTAGATCATCCTAGCTATAAAATGACTTAATCTGCTGTCAGAAACTGATGCACACCTTCACCCACTGCACGCCCTGTGGCAAAACAGGCTGTCAGTAGATAACCGCCGGTCGGTGCATCCCAGTCCAGCATTTCTCCGCAAAGAAATACATGTGGGTTAGATTTCAATTGTAGCTGTTCTGACAACACTTCACGCTTGACACCACCTGCACAGCTAATCGCCTCTTCAATCGGGCGAAAACCTGTGAGTGGAAGGGTCAAATGTTTAATTTTTTTGGCTAATTCAGCAGCATCTTGCCATACCGCTTTGGCTACCAATTCCCGTACTAAGGCCGCCTTGGCACCGTCCAATCCAGCTTTACGCCAGACATTAGTTAAAGACTGCTTCTTACTTGGCTGTAATTTTTGCGCAAGCTGTTCCATGCTTTGATTTGGGAAGAGGTCCAGATGCAGCTGCATCGGCTGCCCCTGTTTTAGTTGCTCGCGTAAACCCCGACCCTGCTTATAGATCAGGCCACTTTCCAGACCGTAATGGCTAATTACGATATCGCCAACGGTCTTTTCACCTTGCCCTAACCATGCCTCAACCCGCTTTAAAGGTTGACCAAAGACCGGTTGCATAAACCGAGACCACGGATATTCCACCCCGGCATTACTGGCTTGAAATGGCTCAATTTCGTCCGGCTTTAACCAAGCTTGCCATGCCCCATCACTACCCAACTCTGACCAGGACACTGCGCCACAAGCCAGAATAATGGCATCAAAGTGTTCAGTGCGATGTTCATTATTTTTCAGATCATGCAGCTCAAGTTGTTGCTGCTGCAACTGGCTGACTTTATGCCGGTAATGAAACTGGACACCATGATTGGCCAACCGCTTGAGCCAGGCACGCAGTAAAGGCGCGGCTTTCATCTCTGTGGGAAATACCCGGCCAGACGAACCGATATAAGGCTCAATACCGAGCTGTTTCATCCAGTCTTGAATCCAGAGCGCATCCCAGCGTTTGATCCAAGGTGACAACCACTCCACCTGATCATAACGTTGTACAAACTGTGGCACAGGCTCGGCATGGGAAATATTCAGACCGGTTTTGCCTGCCATCAGGAATTTACGCGCAGCAGACGGTTTTTGCTCATAAACATGCAGCTCATAATCAAACTGACTGAGCACTTCTGCTGCCATTAAGCCTGCGGGGCCTGCGCCCACAATAGCAATGCGTTTGCTCATCTGATTATTCCGAGACGGTGGCATTCTGCCCTTGCAAAGGCTGGAAATCATCAAAACGTGTCACATAAGTTTCAGGCTTGCTGATGATCAGTTGCTGGCATAGTTCACCGCGCTCCAGATATTTAATTTCAAAATGGGTACGCGCCGAATCTGCAGCAATCACTTCTTTGACAAAAGGTAGCTTCCAGAGCTCTTGTACCTGTATTTCTGCTTCTTCGATATAGGCAGGAATATTACTGGCCAGCGTAATCGTTCCACCGGTTTTCACGCGGGAAAGCAGAAACTCAAAAAATGGCATATTGACCCAGCGCTGTGCCGGATTATGCGGTTCAGGATTTGGATATAAAATAAAGAATTGTTCTACCTGCTGCGGATACAGTGCATGCACGATCCACGGTAAAGCATCGGCATGAACGGTTTGTAAATTAGTTTGACCCTCAACAGCATGCTGTTTTTGCATCGCCAGAAATTTTTCACGGGTACGTTCAATTGCAATCAGTTGAGTGTCGGGATTGTTCTTGCTGAATAACAAGGCATGTTTACCTTTACCCGCTCCCACTTCAACGCAGACCGGTTCAGGACTGATGCTTTGAAAATCACGGGGCGCATGCATACGCTGTGCTTGAAATTGACGAATCGGCATAATCAGATCAAACTAATAAAAACCGCATAAGTCTAACAAGTGCGGCTATATTTGCCTAATCGAACCTTTATTTTTCTTTGGAGTTATTGTCATGCCTACCACTTTAAACTGTCCGCGCTGTGGCAAGCTGACTACATGGGAAGATAATGAATTCCGTCCTTTTTGCTCAGAACGTTGCAAAATGATTGA is from Acinetobacter lwoffii and encodes:
- a CDS encoding TIGR03862 family flavoprotein → MSKRIAIVGAGPAGLMAAEVLSQFDYELHVYEQKPSAARKFLMAGKTGLNISHAEPVPQFVQRYDQVEWLSPWIKRWDALWIQDWMKQLGIEPYIGSSGRVFPTEMKAAPLLRAWLKRLANHGVQFHYRHKVSQLQQQQLELHDLKNNEHRTEHFDAIILACGAVSWSELGSDGAWQAWLKPDEIEPFQASNAGVEYPWSRFMQPVFGQPLKRVEAWLGQGEKTVGDIVISHYGLESGLIYKQGRGLREQLKQGQPMQLHLDLFPNQSMEQLAQKLQPSKKQSLTNVWRKAGLDGAKAALVRELVAKAVWQDAAELAKKIKHLTLPLTGFRPIEEAISCAGGVKREVLSEQLQLKSNPHVFLCGEMLDWDAPTGGYLLTACFATGRAVGEGVHQFLTAD
- a CDS encoding DNA gyrase inhibitor YacG → MPTTLNCPRCGKLTTWEDNEFRPFCSERCKMIDLGAWANEEYSLPTQDAPQADNSEE
- a CDS encoding class I SAM-dependent methyltransferase, which codes for MIMPIRQFQAQRMHAPRDFQSISPEPVCVEVGAGKGKHALLFSKNNPDTQLIAIERTREKFLAMQKQHAVEGQTNLQTVHADALPWIVHALYPQQVEQFFILYPNPEPHNPAQRWVNMPFFEFLLSRVKTGGTITLASNIPAYIEEAEIQVQELWKLPFVKEVIAADSARTHFEIKYLERGELCQQLIISKPETYVTRFDDFQPLQGQNATVSE